In Rhipicephalus microplus isolate Deutch F79 chromosome 9, USDA_Rmic, whole genome shotgun sequence, one genomic interval encodes:
- the LOC119165636 gene encoding uncharacterized protein LOC119165636 isoform X2: MSAPNTVVCTARHDEYLLREERSFNLAALSTNVYVPMRPVPLECFLTLCRTCCLHCVDPFINTGALQSYQRLPVAVLKRKWGSSYGMCTLTRE; the protein is encoded by the exons ATGTCGGCACCTAACACCGTGGTCTGCACAGCGCGTCACGACGAGTACCTCCTACGGGAAGAGCGCAG cttCAACTTGGCTGCTTT GAGCACCAACGTATACGTACCAATGCGCCCCGTGCCACTTGAGTGCTTCTTGACTCTGTGCCGAACGTGCTGCCTGCATTGCGTCGA TCCGTTCATCAACACAGGCGCACTGCAGAGCTATCAAAGGCTTCCGGTGGCTGTACTCAAGCGGAAATGGGGTTCATCTTATGGAATGTGTACACTTACCAGGGAATGA